From the genome of Malus sylvestris chromosome 13, drMalSylv7.2, whole genome shotgun sequence:
ATAAGAAGGAAAAATCATGTCAAGGTGTTCATGTTGGTAATCTTTCATAACCTTGATGGAGATGATTGAATACAAGATGATTACTGAAATGCTGCAATGCTTTAGTTtcctttaaataattttttttttttgtgaaacaaACCAAGGTGATAATTGTTTTGACCTAAGATGCAAATGTTGGATGTCATTTCCCTCCTTAAGTTTCCAAGGATTAGCATTGTACTTAGTCAATACACATTGACTAAATACAATGCTAATAAGAGAAGGATTGAGGTTGTCTTTTAATTATGTCCCAATTTCTACATCCAGTTAAGGTTGAATCTTGAATGGTGAATTTTGCATGGTTTGCGTGGTATGTACTAAAGAATTCCAAGCTAAACCGGTTATTTGTCAACGAATGCAGTAAATGCGGGAATGGCAAACGTGTATCTAGAGAGCGCTTGTGAGGCCTATATTAAAAAGGAAGGGCTTTGGTCACTTGTGCATCAATCAAGTGAGGTGTTCTACAACTCAAATCTGACGGTATATTAGTCAGGATGTTAACAGAAgcgtttttttcttctcttttgtaAGAGTGATCTTTATGATTGAGAGAGGGTGTATGAGGGGAGTGTTTATGGGATAGGGGCTCGGGTTTGGGTTTAAACTCTtgaacggttattttatctgattccaaacactaaaaaaaatacCTTGCCTGATaaagtttgtttaggtgttttggttagtttgtttggATTAGTTTCTTTGGTTGAACTTGACAGAGAATGGAGATGACTTTTGGAGTGTGTTTTACGACTTCAACGACTGTGCAAAAATGCAGCAGcaatactttcattaagtagtGGAAATCTTGTAGGGTATGGTGCATTGCCATGACCCATACTTGTTTAAAGAGTGATTGACAAGAGGCTTAACAACCATTTCAGCCTTACTACTCCAAATTGAATCCTAGCCCTTCATTTGGGTTTTATGTGATCTAATATGGAGTGTACACTTGTcactcacacactcacacataCATTTAAACTGAAAAACTAGCTGTTGGAGGCTAAAACcttttattcttctttcttcttcaatgCAGATAGAAGCTATGCTCGAGAGCTCTTTGCTGCCTTCGATGATTCGACTTCAGAAGCTGTTTagcttccaacactcccttctaaactGCTTTTGGGAGTCATTCCGAGCAATCCCCTTAGGTAATTGAATCTATCCTTTGGTAATGCTTTTGTGAAGATATCTGCGATCTGATCTTCTGTGCTACAATAGATTAGCTTGATTGTGTTGTCCTGCAATGCCTCTCTGATGAAATGATATCTTCTTTTGATGTGCTTTGTTCTCTAATGAAATACTGGATTTTTGGTCATGGAAATTGCAGAGGTGTTGTCACACAGAAGTGGTGTGGCTTCAACCTGCAATTCACCAAAGTCTTTGAGTATAAACCTTAGCCAAATAGCTTGAGCCGTTGCTTCTAATGCACTCACGTACTCTGCCTCAGCTGTGGGTAGtgcaacactttgttgcttcacAGAGGCCTATGGAAAAACCCCTGAACCAAAGGTGAAAGCATAGCCTGATGTGCTTCTACTATCATCTTCACTGCCACCCCAGTCACTGTCACAAAATCCAATTAGGATAGTTGACTTCCCCATTTCATACTTGATGCCATAGTCAAATGTTCCTTGCACATATCTTAGAACTCTCTTTGCTGTCCCCATGTGTAATGCTAGGATTATGCATAAACCTAGAAAGTAGGCTTGCTGAGAACATTATAGATTCGACCTTGTTGCAGTTAGGTACAATAGACTGCCAACAAGGCTTTTGTAGAGACTAGCATCCGCAGGTTCACTTCCATCATCCTTCTTAAGCTTCTCGTTTGCAATTAGAGGTGTAGAGACCGGTTTGCATCCCTTCAACCCAAACTTTTCAAGCAAAGTTTCAGCATACTTCCTTTGATGAATGAAGATAGTACTTGCTTCTTGAATTACCCcaatgccaagaaaatgatATAAAAGGCCTAGATCAGTCATCTCATAcctcttcatcatctcttcctTAAATTCTTCAATTGTTGCAACATCATTTCCAATGTAGACAACATCATCCATATAGATTGAGACAATGAGTGTCTTGTTGTTGCTTTCTGTCTTGGTGTAGAGTATAGCTTCACTAGGACTTTTATGAAATCCTTTCTCAGTGAAATAAGAATCAATATCACTGTACTAAGCCCTTGGATCTTGTTTTAGGCCATAGAGTGCCTTCTTTAGCTTGTACACCTTATCTGGAAATGCTTCACTTGTGAACCCTTGAAGTTGTTCCACAAACACCTCCTCCTCTAACACTCCATTTAGAAATGCATATTTGACATCCAATTGATGCAACTTCCAACCTTTCTTGGCTACTAGGGCTATCAAGGTCCTTATGATGTCTAACCTTGCTACTAGAGCAAAGGTTTCATTAAAGTCTACACTAGGCTTCTGTGAGTAGCCTTTAGCTACCAATATGGCCTTGTTCTTTTGTACAGAACCATCTAGGTTGAGCTTCACTTTGTACACCCATTTCACACCAATCATTGGTTTGTCACTTGGTCAATTTACAAATTCCCAAGTGTCATTCTTGTCAATCATTTCAAGTTCTTCCTTCATTACTTTATTCTAAGCTTTGtctttctcagcttcttcatATGATTTTGGTTCCACTACACAGTAGTTACAGGAGCATAGATCTTATCCAAGCTTTTCAACCTCATTGGAGTTGAACTTGGAGTTGTTATATATGATTGATTCGGTTGTGGACTCATGCTTGCTTACTATGGAGTCCCTTGTGTGTCACCATTCTCTGTGGTTTCTTCTTGAATTGGGGTCTCCATAAGCTCCCTTATTTGCCCATTGTTGAGGTCAAGTTGTAGAAAGACATTGTCTTTCTCTTCTACACTTGTTTCCTAATTCCATGTTGAGTCttcatcaaagataacatccATTGACAGAATTATCTTATGAGTTGACAGATTGTAAACTTTGTACCCTTTCTCACTGGTACCATAACCTACAAAAACACCATTGTTTCTTGATTTCTCCAACTTGTGTCTTAGTTGTTGAGGAATGTGAGTATAACACATTAAGCCAAACACTCTTAGATGCTTTACAGAAGGCTTTCTTCCACTGAACACTTCAAATGGTGTCTTCTTATCCATTGCTTTAGTAGGGCACCTATTCAATAGGTACATTAAAGTGTTCACAGCTTCACCCCAACATGTATAGGGCATGTTCTTCTCATGCATCatagtaggggtgggcacggtttgGTTAGGTGCGGTTTTAAGtgaaaccgaaaccaaaaccGATTTTTTTTGCGGTTTGGTTCAGTGCGGtcttgaagccaaaaccgaaatgaaaccaaaccgt
Proteins encoded in this window:
- the LOC126595359 gene encoding uncharacterized mitochondrial protein AtMg00810-like, translated to MDDVVYIGNDVATIEEFKEEMMKRYEMTDLGLLYHFLGIGVIQEASTIFIHQRKYAETLLEKFGLKGCKPVSTPLIANEKLKKDDGSEPADASLYKSLVGSLLYLTATRSNL